TTTAGGATGTCAAGCTCGGCACCTTGTGTGTCAATCTTTATGATGTTTGGAGAGATACCTAAGCCGCCGACTAAATTGTCCAAAGTTAAAGCTTTAACAGTTATTTTGCGGCCAGTATAGGTGTCAGAGAAGCCGTCTCGGATGTCGGTTTTTATTGTGTGACCTCCGCTACTTCGGCATTCAAACAAATTCACGTCTGATGACACATTCGAAATTGCCACATTCAACAAGTGAATGCTTTTCCGTTTAGGCATATTTGATTTCAAAAAGCTGTAATTGGCAGGGTTTGGTTCCACAGCCACCACGCTGTCAGCGCCGCGCATGACTGCTTTCAGGGAGTACATGCCATGATGAGCGCCGATGTCGATGACAGTTATACCTTTGACAAGTTTGAAACCGTTGAGTTTTTCTAATCCGTCAAAAAAGAAGGTGTCAATCACCTGTAAACCATGAAACAGGTCTGTCGTAAAAGTTACCCCACAAACATTCAATTTGCCCAGAAACCTGCCCAAAGCATGGTATAATATGAATGAACGGAGTTTATGGGGAAGAACAGCAAGCATGAGGGTCAATAACCCAAATTTGGGGCTGGCCCTAATCAGCGAAGAGTACTCTCTATATTTAAAAACAATATCCAACTTTTTTCACAGTCCATTGAGTTGATTTATGGGGAAACCCGAAGGTCGTAGGATGTAGTTGAGTAAACTATGTCATAGTTTGAAGCGGTAAAGTTCCCCGGAGACGCTATAAAATAAGAATCGTCCACTCTCACAAAATAAACAGACGAAGCATCAATTACTCGTGAAATCTCATACCAGTTACCCTGAGGTACATCGCCATAGGTTCCAAGGCACAACGCAACATCGTATTCATCTACGGGCAAATCAACTGGCGCCACATTATATACTACATACGCGTTGTCAGTCGCGGT
The DNA window shown above is from Candidatus Bathyarchaeota archaeon and carries:
- a CDS encoding FkbM family methyltransferase; translated protein: MIDTFFFDGLEKLNGFKLVKGITVIDIGAHHGMYSLKAVMRGADSVVAVEPNPANYSFLKSNMPKRKSIHLLNVAISNVSSDVNLFECRSSGGHTIKTDIRDGFSDTYTGRKITVKALTLDNLVGGLGISPNIIKIDTQGAELDILKGASQTLKKPNVKFVIDTHTPQLAIDVQRMLHEADFNICELDGTIYAHHQK